From Fibrobacter sp. UWB16, the proteins below share one genomic window:
- the trxA gene encoding thioredoxin → MAELKITSANFEQEVLKSDKPVLIDFWAPWCGPCRMLSPTISEIAEEYKDKVKVCKVNVDEEGDLAAMFRVSSIPLLVVMKDGKVTNSAVGVRPKDQIVKMI, encoded by the coding sequence ATGGCTGAATTAAAAATCACTAGCGCAAACTTTGAACAAGAAGTCCTTAAATCCGACAAACCCGTTCTGATTGATTTCTGGGCACCATGGTGCGGCCCGTGCCGTATGCTCTCGCCCACCATCTCGGAAATCGCCGAGGAGTACAAGGACAAAGTCAAAGTCTGCAAGGTCAACGTCGATGAAGAAGGTGATCTCGCCGCCATGTTCCGCGTGTCCAGCATCCCGCTGCTCGTGGTCATGAAAGACGGCAAAGTCACAAATTCCGCAGTTGGCGTCCGCCCAAAAGACCAAATCGTGAAGATGATATAA
- a CDS encoding carbohydrate-binding domain-containing protein, protein MMLKKLPVIAASAALSFWACGEDGSIMNPNGGAYAPAGTSSSSDAFGIESSSGILDIDVEIWSSSNGALPGNVVSSSSNALPGNIVSSSSVVPNVGASSSSNVIPVVSSSSNNAVPGSSESGDNENDNEDARTLDGTQILLKLAGTSATVENNNGCVEIADKSATITCPGAYYVTGESSDFQVVVNTPGAENEGNTGVYLHNATIKSSNAPILVKNADKTVLHLVKGTSNVVEDGNGNHLFVKVNGAQDTAKAAIYSRDDLNIKGAGTLTVKGKFKNGIQCSNDLKIKNGNITVEAEENAIKGKGSLQISGGTLNLTAKKGDALESDECEEGDDGKCKSFIDGKGIVDIRGGNITIKAGDDGIQAAHYVMVSDSTEPSTVKVTSTGKGLVAEKFIYVNGGNINVTADDDALHTKYKVFMNAGDVTISTKDDGIHADSALHLSGSTINVVTAYEGLEAYKIFAEGGVTATFATNDGWNAAGGAKENAGGYSMFSESSGHAVISGGHHYIASKGNMIDVLDANGSAKMTGGVLILEITGQSYENGGMGGGFPGGGGWGGGFGGFPGMGGQQGGGNGCPSNMAGGLIDTDTGFEITGGVLLAFGDYSTDTPNCASVSFTSDNYYGTENAAFKPEYHGNTIFYGGDVKSVSQVNTAGMKEFKFPNGKIYMYK, encoded by the coding sequence ATGATGTTAAAAAAGTTGCCTGTGATTGCTGCATCTGCAGCTTTGAGCTTTTGGGCATGTGGTGAAGACGGTTCTATTATGAATCCTAATGGCGGGGCGTATGCTCCCGCAGGAACCTCTTCTAGCAGTGATGCTTTTGGAATTGAATCTAGCTCTGGCATTTTAGATATTGATGTTGAAATTTGGAGCTCTAGCAACGGCGCTTTGCCTGGCAACGTAGTTTCTAGTTCAAGCAATGCATTGCCGGGCAATATCGTTTCGAGTTCTAGCGTTGTGCCGAACGTCGGCGCCTCTAGCTCTAGCAATGTTATTCCTGTCGTGTCGTCTAGTTCTAACAATGCAGTCCCTGGCAGCTCGGAATCTGGCGACAATGAGAACGATAACGAAGATGCTAGAACTTTGGATGGTACACAGATTCTCCTGAAACTTGCTGGAACTTCGGCGACTGTCGAAAACAACAATGGCTGCGTTGAAATTGCAGACAAAAGCGCAACGATTACTTGCCCGGGCGCTTACTACGTCACCGGCGAATCGTCCGATTTCCAGGTGGTCGTGAATACTCCGGGTGCCGAAAACGAAGGCAACACGGGCGTCTATCTTCACAATGCGACGATTAAGAGCTCCAATGCTCCGATTCTCGTGAAAAATGCTGACAAGACGGTTCTCCATTTGGTCAAGGGTACGAGCAACGTGGTTGAAGACGGTAATGGTAATCACTTGTTCGTAAAGGTCAATGGTGCTCAGGATACGGCAAAGGCTGCTATTTATTCGAGAGACGATTTGAATATCAAGGGTGCCGGTACTTTGACCGTCAAGGGAAAGTTCAAAAACGGCATCCAGTGCAGTAACGATCTTAAAATCAAGAACGGCAACATTACTGTTGAAGCCGAAGAAAACGCCATCAAGGGCAAGGGTAGCCTCCAGATTTCTGGCGGTACGCTGAATCTCACGGCCAAGAAGGGTGACGCCCTTGAAAGTGACGAATGCGAAGAAGGTGACGATGGCAAGTGCAAGTCCTTTATCGACGGCAAGGGCATTGTCGATATCCGCGGTGGCAACATCACCATTAAAGCGGGTGATGATGGCATCCAGGCTGCTCATTATGTCATGGTGAGCGATTCTACGGAGCCGTCAACGGTCAAGGTGACTTCTACAGGCAAGGGCTTGGTGGCTGAAAAGTTCATCTATGTGAACGGCGGTAACATCAATGTGACTGCCGATGACGATGCTCTGCATACAAAATACAAAGTCTTCATGAATGCTGGTGATGTGACCATTTCTACGAAAGACGATGGTATCCATGCGGACTCCGCCTTGCATTTGAGCGGTTCTACGATTAATGTGGTCACTGCTTATGAAGGTCTTGAAGCGTATAAGATTTTCGCAGAAGGTGGCGTCACGGCTACATTTGCCACAAATGATGGCTGGAACGCTGCGGGTGGCGCTAAGGAAAATGCCGGTGGTTATTCCATGTTCAGCGAATCTAGTGGTCATGCTGTGATTAGTGGCGGTCACCACTACATCGCATCGAAGGGCAACATGATTGACGTGCTTGACGCCAATGGTTCTGCAAAGATGACGGGTGGTGTGTTGATTCTTGAAATTACCGGTCAAAGCTATGAAAATGGCGGTATGGGCGGTGGCTTCCCTGGTGGTGGCGGCTGGGGAGGCGGCTTTGGCGGTTTCCCGGGTATGGGTGGCCAACAGGGTGGTGGCAATGGATGCCCCTCCAATATGGCGGGCGGTCTCATCGATACGGACACGGGCTTTGAAATTACGGGTGGTGTGCTCCTCGCATTCGGTGACTACTCGACCGACACACCGAATTGCGCTTCTGTCAGCTTCACGAGTGATAATTACTACGGTACAGAAAATGCAGCTTTCAAGCCGGAATACCATGGCAACACGATTTTCTACGGTGGCGATGTGAAGTCCGTAAGTCAGGTGAATACCGCTGGAATGAAGGAATTCAAGTTCCCCAATGGCAAGATTTACATGTACAAGTAA
- a CDS encoding endo-1,4-beta-xylanase, whose protein sequence is MKKIHSLSHIALGAAIIGAGFMNAQAADETIRQLAKERGRFIGTILNSEWFNDAIEPEFEEIHKTQFNVVVAENEMKFDATEPKEDEFNFEKGDKMVKYAQANGLRVRGHALAWHSQVANWVNDYKGQKEKLLAILKNHITKVVSHWKGQIAEWDVVNEAVNDDYNADWRSTNSVWYEGIGAEFLDSAFVWAHEADPDAELCYNDYSIEWGLREGSKASFVVEQVKRWKANNIPITCVGTQTHIEIAHETTPQNVRALAKALAELNVTLNITELDIGFPKGSAGKLTEADYAKQGHLYRQFMDVFLEEPNMGEFVIWGLTDAHSWLDEQQGKTEGLLYDKQYNPKPAYDSVMASLKAHPASEVKTPYPESVLNPPKDCGTGNCGDPIDIKTFTKPSNVSMHLAGRALFITDLASKAATKVDIFDMQGRPVFSTKCVKGYIELSSISEGLYVVQIRQGVTRLTKQIAIK, encoded by the coding sequence ATGAAAAAGATTCATTCTTTATCGCACATTGCACTCGGTGCCGCAATTATAGGCGCAGGCTTCATGAACGCCCAAGCCGCTGACGAAACCATACGACAACTCGCCAAGGAACGCGGCCGCTTTATCGGCACCATTTTGAACAGCGAATGGTTCAACGATGCGATTGAACCGGAATTCGAAGAAATTCACAAGACGCAATTCAACGTGGTCGTCGCCGAAAACGAAATGAAGTTCGACGCCACCGAGCCCAAAGAAGACGAATTCAACTTCGAAAAGGGCGACAAGATGGTCAAATACGCACAGGCCAACGGACTCCGCGTTCGCGGACACGCTCTCGCCTGGCACAGCCAAGTTGCAAACTGGGTAAATGACTATAAGGGCCAAAAAGAAAAGTTGCTAGCCATCCTCAAGAACCACATCACCAAAGTTGTCAGCCACTGGAAAGGTCAAATCGCCGAATGGGACGTAGTGAACGAAGCCGTCAATGACGATTACAATGCCGACTGGCGTTCGACTAACTCCGTGTGGTACGAAGGCATCGGTGCCGAATTTTTGGATTCCGCATTTGTCTGGGCGCACGAAGCCGACCCGGATGCAGAGCTCTGCTACAACGATTATTCCATCGAATGGGGCCTCCGCGAAGGTTCCAAGGCAAGCTTTGTCGTGGAACAGGTCAAGCGTTGGAAAGCAAACAACATTCCTATCACCTGCGTAGGCACGCAAACCCACATCGAAATTGCACACGAAACAACTCCGCAAAACGTGCGCGCACTCGCCAAAGCACTTGCAGAACTCAACGTGACGTTGAACATTACCGAGCTCGACATTGGATTCCCGAAGGGTTCAGCAGGCAAGCTCACCGAAGCGGACTACGCCAAGCAAGGGCACTTGTACCGCCAATTCATGGACGTATTCCTCGAAGAGCCGAATATGGGCGAATTCGTGATTTGGGGATTGACCGATGCTCACAGCTGGCTTGATGAACAGCAAGGCAAGACCGAAGGGCTCCTTTACGACAAGCAATACAACCCTAAGCCCGCATACGATAGCGTCATGGCAAGCCTTAAGGCACACCCTGCTTCTGAAGTTAAAACTCCGTACCCAGAATCCGTTCTCAACCCGCCCAAAGATTGCGGAACAGGGAATTGCGGCGATCCCATTGATATCAAAACATTCACTAAGCCAAGCAACGTTTCCATGCACCTTGCCGGACGCGCGCTATTCATAACAGATTTGGCTTCGAAGGCAGCTACAAAGGTCGACATATTCGACATGCAGGGCCGCCCCGTGTTCAGTACAAAGTGTGTTAAAGGCTACATTGAACTTTCTTCAATTTCCGAAGGATTATACGTTGTTCAAATCCGTCAAGGCGTAACAAGACTTACCAAACAAATCGCCATTAAGTAA
- a CDS encoding Crp/Fnr family transcriptional regulator, translating into MVEPISQIVKKIPFWGNLSLEEKALVSQRAMIKHFNKDQIVSSNSSACLGIILILSGGIRVSLISDEGREVTLYRAHANEFCISTASCVIHQLTFETIVTAEEDTTVLVIPSSVCAKLMDLNIHVRSFVFERETERYSQTIWAIQQMLFKRFDQRLANYLINSYESSDKPEVKKTQEEIARDVNSAREVVARMLKEFATKGLVEIKRGAIVLRNIEGLKRLL; encoded by the coding sequence ATGGTCGAACCGATTAGTCAAATTGTCAAGAAAATTCCGTTTTGGGGAAATCTTTCGCTTGAAGAAAAAGCGTTAGTTTCGCAACGCGCGATGATCAAGCACTTTAATAAAGACCAGATTGTCAGCAGCAACAGTTCCGCCTGTCTCGGGATTATCCTCATTTTGAGCGGAGGCATCCGCGTGAGCCTTATCTCGGATGAAGGTCGCGAAGTCACACTGTACCGTGCGCACGCGAACGAATTTTGTATTTCGACAGCCTCATGCGTGATCCACCAGTTGACATTCGAAACAATCGTCACCGCCGAAGAAGATACAACCGTACTCGTCATTCCCTCCTCTGTTTGCGCTAAGCTCATGGACTTGAACATTCACGTGCGTTCATTCGTTTTTGAACGTGAAACGGAACGCTATTCACAGACGATTTGGGCCATTCAGCAGATGCTATTCAAGCGTTTCGACCAACGCCTTGCCAATTACTTGATTAATTCATACGAAAGTAGCGACAAGCCCGAAGTCAAAAAGACACAAGAAGAAATCGCGCGAGACGTGAATTCCGCCCGAGAAGTGGTCGCCCGCATGCTCAAGGAATTCGCCACCAAAGGGCTTGTTGAAATCAAACGCGGAGCAATCGTGCTCCGCAATATCGAGGGATTAAAAAGGCTGCTATAG